The segment agaGAGGTAGGCtaaggggagggaggcaggaggaaactggggacattgggtggaaaatgtacactggcgaagggatgggtgatcaaacattgtatgactgaaacgcagtcATAAGCAACTCtctaactgtatatctcatagtaattcagtaatataaatatatacatgtacatatacatgtatatgtacatgtatgtaggggtataaaataatacatataccaacataattattttttgaaatatatgcATCTAAGTCAAGGACTAAAgttaattaaaatgcaatttaatgcaaaaaataagaaactcaCATTATAACATAAAAAATACTGTTCCAAAATCTTCTATATAGGTCACAAGAAGATGGTAAATTCCAAATATTTTAGGTTCATTTGGGAATACATTAGAAGGACAGGTACATGTTAAAAGTCTTTCATACTAAAGAAAGCAGAGAACAgaagatcaaataaaattatgGGCAGTGACAGCAAGAAATACATGAAGCAAGTCTCATTGAATAGGGAGCAAAAATATCACACTTGTCTGGCTGTCAAGAAGTGAGTGTTGAAATAAGGGAACCAATTTCTTTCCTAGGAATCATGTCCTATCGTTGTTTTCTTCCCAATAAGATTCTCCAGAGCCCTTTTGATGTCTTTGTTCCGGagactgtagatgaaggggttcagcatgggggtgaccactgTATACATCACCGAGGCGATGGCACTCGACTGGGAGTTCCGGGTCACAGCAGAGCTCAGGTACACACTTAGTGAAGTAAAGTAGAATAAGCAGACCACAGAAAGGTGAGATGCACATGTGTTAAAGGCTTTATACTTCCCCTGAGCTGAGGAGATTCGACGGATGGAAGAAACAATCTTACAGTAAGAATAAATGATCCCAGTGAAGGCACCTCCGCCCAGCAGCAATGCTGCCGCATACATGACCACATCATTGACGAAGGTGTCTGAGCAGGCAAGGTGGATCACTTGGTTTAATTCACAGAAAAAATGGGGGATCTCCACATCTGTGCAGAAGGACAGCCACAGCACGGTCAAACTTTCCACCAGAGAATCCAGAACGCTAACACACCAgcacagcagaagcagcagcccaCAGACCCaggggttcatgatgaccgtgtagtgcagggggtggcagatggccacaaagcggtcataggccatcacagctAGGAGACAATTGTCCATCACACCTAACAGGAGGAAAAAGTACATCTGAGTGATGCAGCCTTCATAGCTGATGGCCTTGCTGTGCATCTGGATATTCACCAGCATCTTGGGgacggtggtggaggtgaagcagatgtccacgaaggacaggttggacaggaagaagtacatgggcgtgtggaggtgggggtctgagctgacggccaggatgatgagcaggttccccagcacggtgatcaggtacatggacaggaaaagCACAAAGATGAGGGGCTGCAGCCCTGGATCCTCAGAAAATCCCAGGAGGAGAAATTCTGTGATTCCTGTAAGGTTCTCAGCGTCCATGTGGTGGAAGGCCCTAGAAGGATTGAGCAGAACCTCATGATGATTTCTCaagttatttctatatttttatttggtctgAGGCAGTACAGAGTTACAAACCACATGTTTATGGCCACAGCATGACTACTAgagacataatttattttattcatatatatttttttcactttttgggtcatgcctggcaattctcagtggttacttctggctctgcactgaggaattactcctggtcgtgatCAGGGTACAGTATGGGATCCCGGGACCAAACCGGGgagggtcgtgtgcaaggcaaatgccctacccactgtactttggtCCAACCCCGAGATATAATTTATATAGGATTTGAATTACTGACATGTGCAGCCAAGAGGTTAATTTTAGGACATTATGACAGCACCGTGTATCTATCCCCATTGTATAGGTACAGGTACCTATTCCCTTGGGCACCTCTGTACATGATTTTGTCCATGTTTCAGCCTGTTCCCAAGACAATGTTGATCATAGCATGTTTACAGCAATTTCTTAGGCATTTGGATAACACAAAGCAAATTCAGACCATATTTCAGGTACTACCCAGGACATACTTGTGGAATGCCGGTAAATTCTCTGGAGAGAGGAGTTGCGGTTGTTATGTTCCAAATttgctttaaattattataataatgttaTTTGTTATCATCTTCTATAATATCACATAATTAAGGACAGCAACATACCCATGGTTAATAGTTGAGGAAAACATCATCCATGCACTCTTGGGTCCAGAATAATCAGAGCGGCCCTGTGCTGACTGTCTACACCTGGGATTTATGGCAAATATTTGTGTTGAGAGGTTTGGGGAAAATGTTTCCCTGACCGTAAGCTCTGTGAAGAGACAACTGTTTCCCTTGTAAGGGAGAGCTGGCTGTAACTGTATTTtgtcttctttgttttctgtgccacacctgtgatgctcaggggttactcctgactctgaatgcaggacttactcctggtgggtttgggggacactatgggatattggggctcaaacctgggttggccacacacaaggcaaacaccctacccactgtggtgtGGCTGTCACTGCACACCCATTTCTGGATGTATGTCTGCAAACCATATCTacttttaaatataagttaaaaaatgTAGTTAATTTTGCATGATTTGGACTCTAGTTTTAGAGCATATATGCAGCCTTGGTCTTTGAATCCTTTGTGGAATGGGTTAGAGTCCCATGGCCCATGGCAATATCTGGGCCCGTGATGATGAACTAAGCTGATTTCTGACTCTTCTTCTGTGTCCTGGCTCTCTCATTGAGTGCTGATAAACTCAGACATGACACAGTGAAAAAGGGAATGCTTTAAAGAGAAACTAGACACCGAGGTTGACTCAACTGGTATTTAGGTGAGACCAGCCATTGGTGACACTGGAGCAGAAATCAGAAAGTGTGGTATGAGCAGGCTGCTATttgcaaaaaaagataaataaataaagtgttttgGAGGCAGAACTTCTGGGGTCAATGCTTGGAGGGAAAAACATGTTTTAGGAAATTTGAAGAAGAGCAGAGAAGGAGGGCTGCAGctgccctgccccgtgccctGTGCGTCCCGTCTCCCGATCCCGCTCTCTACCTGCGACCTGCCTACCCAGGTACCGTCACTGACTCTGGGctacgccctcccgtcccccgcttcccgccgAACGGGGTTCTGGacagcctgcagctgccccgccccgtgccctGCACGTCCCGTTTCCAGATCCCGCTCTCTCTAACTGCGGCCTGCCTACCCAGGTACCGTCACGGactctcggccacgccctcccgtcccccgctTCCTGCCGAACGGGGTCCGGGACAgactgcagctgccccgccccgtgtcctGCGCATCCTGCctggctctctaacaggaagacactgggggtgtggcctgtatcttagggggcgtggtctcaaagtgggcgtggcctcctgttggCGGTTATCCTTTATTACCTCAGCATAATAgttactgtgtatttctttgaaaatcactttagccatctcaaacactcatgcaaaatatccattagcttagtttcacactataaaagctgtcagtgaataaggaatTTTAGCATAAGCAGAAATgctcctttcctcagcaagaaggaacaagaatagataattacaaagttccaactctatacttccgtaacaacatgaagaagcagcgaaaatcccctccacgaagagagggagaagaaaaaattccagaaacatcatcaggggctactcacatctacgacctctcagataaacaattcagagaggaaatctggaggagagtcgacctattacaagcaacatggaacagacatccaataagttacgggacgagatgaatgaagcactggaatggtctaccaagaaaatacaggaagaaatgagaacagaaatctcaaacctacgaacggaagtcacacaaataaaggaattggtagacaaattaaaaatctcactagatgccctcaaccttagaatgactacagctgaagacagaatcagtgacctggaagatgagctgcagaaagcatatagacaacaacaaatcatggccaaagacctcaaaatggctatagagcgaatcagagccctgggggatgacttcaagagaaacaacataagaatcattggagtaccagaaccacagggaagtaaccccaatgaataaaacagtcaaagacatcattgctaagaaattcccagagctggagaaggcaggcatccagatacaaggagtccgaagagtaccagcaaaaagagacccgaataaaaagactccaaggcatatcatagtcagaatgacggatgctatggatagagacacaattctgcaagtagcaaggtcaaagaagaaaatcacatacaaaggagcacccctcagatttacagcagacctctcagaggaaaccctccgagcccgaagacaatggtgggacatagtgaaaaaactcaacgaaatgaatgcctcaccaagaatactttatccggctaaactctcactcaaactcgaaggaaccaaacactatttctcagataaacaacagctcaggaacttcatagactcaaaaccaaacttgaaagaaggtctaaaggggctactgtaagacaaggtggagccccATAAAaaacaacagataccacagaaatatgacacaaaatcctatcacaataatctctctcaatgtcaacggcctaaatgcacccatcaagagacacagagtggcaaaatggatccggaaattaaacccaatattctgctgcccgcaagaaacacacctgaacaaacagagtaaacatagactcaaagtcaaaggatggaaaacaatcctgcaagcaaacagctcccttaaaaaagctggagtggccatcctaatatctgacaacatagatttcaggttgaaaaagattaaaagggatagcgaaggtcattttctgtttatcaagggatatgtacaaaaggaagaaatcacactcttaaacatatatgcacctaatgagcgaccagctaaatatttaaaacaactcctaacagacttcaaagaggacatcactaacagcacaatagtagtcggagacttcaatacggccttatcgcctctagatagatcgacaagaacaaaactcaaggaaacactgactctgaaagaagaaattgaagagagaggcctaacagacctatacagggccttaaccccaaaaagaaagaatacacattcttttccagtgcacatggaacattttctaaaatagaccatgtactgggccccagaacatacctcaatagaatcggaaaaatagaaattgtatcaaccatcttttcaacCACAATGCGCTAAAGACAGAAGCTAACCACTCATCAACAccaacacggagaaccaaatcaaacacctggaaattaaacaattcaatgttgaacaatgagtgggtcaggaaggaaatcaaggaataaatcaaaagatacttagaaacaaatgagaatgaagacacgagctaccaaatcctatgggacgcagctaaagccgtgttaaggggaaaatttatagctccccaagcattcctcaggaaggaagaaagggcccacatagatagcttgacttcacgactcaagaccttagaaaaggaccagaaaaaggaacccaaaccaaaccgaaggaaagaaatattaaaaattagagcagaaattaacgacattgaaaccaaaaaaacaatccgaaagatcaatgaaacaaagagctggttcttcgagaaaataaataaaattgataaaccgctaacaagactcacaaagaaagaaagagagagagccctaataaatcgaatcagaaatgaaaagggggacatcatgacagaaaccagtgagatacaaaagatcattagagactactttgaaggcctatacgccacaaaacaggataacctaaaataaatggatgaattcctggactcctacaaactcccaagactaaacaaagaagacttggaatacctgaatagacccatcaatgttaaggaaattgaaactgtaatcaaacatctccccaaaaacaaaagcccaggcccagatggtttcacctgtgaattcttccaaacatttcaggaagacctattgccagttctcctcaaacttttccaggaaattgaaaaaaaaggaactctctcaaacagtttctatgaagcatacatctccctaataccaaaagcaaacaaagacactaagaaagaaagattacactaagaaagaaaattacagaccaatatccctgatgaacaccgatgagaagattctcaacaaaatattagcaaataggatccaacaactcatcaaaaagatcatacatcatgaccaagtgggattcattccggggatgcaaggatggtttaacattcggaaatcaatcaacataatccatcatatcaacaaaagtaaagataaaaaccatatgatcatatcagtagatgcagagaaagcatttgacaaggtccaacatactttcatgatgaaaaccctcaccaaaatagggtttggaggaactttcctcaagatagtcgaagccatttaccacaag is part of the Sorex araneus isolate mSorAra2 chromosome 2, mSorAra2.pri, whole genome shotgun sequence genome and harbors:
- the LOC101554947 gene encoding olfactory receptor 7A17-like, translating into MDAENLTGITEFLLLGFSEDPGLQPLIFVLFLSMYLITVLGNLLIILAVSSDPHLHTPMYFFLSNLSFVDICFTSTTVPKMLVNIQMHSKAISYEGCITQMYFFLLLGVMDNCLLAVMAYDRFVAICHPLHYTVIMNPWVCGLLLLLCWCVSVLDSLVESLTVLWLSFCTDVEIPHFFCELNQVIHLACSDTFVNDVVMYAAALLLGGGAFTGIIYSYCKIVSSIRRISSAQGKYKAFNTCASHLSVVCLFYFTSLSVYLSSAVTRNSQSSAIASVMYTVVTPMLNPFIYSLRNKDIKRALENLIGKKTTIGHDS